The DNA sequence ATAGATTATGCAAAAATGCATAAGTCATCATTGTTAGAATGTGACTGCAGGGGGAGAAGCCCGTTTCCATGCTCTGCTCCAGGCTACGTCTGCAAGGGTGCTTATACTGTCCGCTCCGCAACGCCCCCCGGGAAGCGGTAAACGGCGCGCCGCTGACGAAGGTTACTCATAGATACCGCTTCTGTTGCCCGGGGATTCGTCGCTCCGCTGGGATAGGACTCCACAGTCGCTCCGCCTGGAAACGTGCTTCTCTGCGTGGCAGTTGCTTGTAAAATGCATGGTTGATATTGCACGGTAGAATGAATAATTGGAAGCGTCAACTACCACAAAACATGAACGGTTAGACAGCTCAATCTCCAAAACAAAGATAGCTCTCCAGCGAAGCGAAGAGACGCTAAGCAAGAGAGCTACCCACTATTCTGTTTGGCTCAATTTCATTTTTACTTCTTACAGATGAACCTCAAAACCCTTAATTTTTATACTCTGTTGAATATCTTTTCCCTATCCCTGTAACGACCAGGAAGCGCGTTTTCAGCCGAGCGACTGTGGAGTCCTGCCCAGCGGATCAAAGAAGACCGGGGATCAGAAACGATATCTATGAATACTCTGCGAAGCTGCGCGCCGTTTAGCGTTTCCCCCGGGATCGTTGCGGAGAGGACAGTCACGACTTCCATGCAGGCGTAGCCTGGAGCGGAGGATGAAAATGCGCTTCCTCCACCCAAGCCACGTTAAGAACTCTTCTTTTTAGCTTTTCAACTTCAATGCAACCAATGCTGCAAAGTCATGGATCAGCGTCGCGGCGAGCAATGAAGTGATTTGCGTCGGATCGTACGGAGGAAGCACCTCCACCAGGTCAAAGCCGATGTAGTTCATATCAGTGAGTGAGCGAACCAGTTGCAGTGCCTCGTGGCTGGTGAAGCCACCCACTTCGAGTGTGCCCGTCCCAGGAGCGAAGGCGGGATCGACAAAGTCAATGTCGAAGGTCAAAAAGCAAGGCGTGTCTCCGATCGTCGCTTTCATTTGCTTCACGACGTCTTCGAAGCCCCGGCTGCGTAGCTCATCCGTGGTAATCACGTTATAACCGAGCTCGTAACTGGCTTCCAGATCGCCAGGATGGTTCAGTGTGCCGCGGATGCCGACCTGAAACACCTTGTCCGGCAGTAGCAGCCCTTCTTCGTAAGCCCGGATAAACGCCGAGCCATGCCAGTATTTCTCATCGTAGTAGGTATCCCACGTATCCGTGTGCGAATCAAACTGGATCAAGGCCACTTGACCGTAGACTTTTTTGGCGGCACGCAGAGCAGCCAGCGTGATCGAATGGTCCCCTCCCAACCCGATGGGAACGATGCCTTTTTTCATCAAATCGAGCATGGCCGCTTCCATCAATTCGTAGCTCCGATGAATATTGTGCGGAATCACGGGAACATCCCCGATATCAAACGCATGAGTATCTTCAAATGGATATACCTTGTGTGTCGGATGATAAGGGAATAGCGTCATAGATGCTTGGCGGATCGCTTGCGGCGCAAACCTGGCCCCTACACGAAAAGAAGCCGCCGTATCAAACGGCTGTCCCAGGATGGCCACTTTGGCATGATCTCTATGGGAAGGCAGACGCATGAACGTGCCTGTCGTACAAAATTCTGGCTTCACATCTGGTGTCAGTGGATATTGCATGGGTTGGAATGCCTCCGATTCTTGATTAATTGCGGTTGAACACCACCAATTTCATCTCGGTCATTTCCTCAACCGCGTATTTCAGCCCTTCCCGCCCTGTCCCGCTTTCCTTCACGCCACCATACGGCATGTGATCCACCCGGAAGGTCGGGATATCGTTAATCATGACGCCTCCAACATGCAGCTTTTCTGCTGCCATGAGCGCCGTGTGGATATTGTCTGTGTATATACCTGCCTGCAGACCGTAGCGAGAATCGTTGACCAATGCTATGCCTTCCTCGACAGAGGCGATCTTGTTGATCAAGACGATCGGCGCAAACACCTCCTGGCAGGAAACTTTGAGAGCAGGGTCTACACCAAGCAAAACGGTTGGCAAAAGAACACGGCCTTCCGCCTTGCCTCCAGTGATGACTCTAGCTCCATTCTGTTTTGCCTCCTCGATCCATGCCAAGGTGCGGTCCACATCCGCCGGGGAAATCAGCGCGGACACATCTGTCTTCGGATCGAGTGGATCACCTACGACCAATCGATTGGTTGCTCCCATGAATGCCTTGGCAAATTCCTCATACACATCCTCATGCACGTAGACACGCTGTAAGGAAATGCATACCTGTCCCTGGAAGGCAAACGCGCCTTGCACACAGCGGGAGATGATCTTCTGAATATCGACTCCCTTGTCGATGATGACAGCGGCGTTGGAGCCTAGCTCCAGTGTGACCCGCTTCAGGCCAGCCTTGTTGCGGATGCCGATCCCTACCGCAGGACTTCCGGTAAACGTCACCATCTGGACCCGTTCATCTGTGACGATCTGATCGCCCACCACGCGACCGCTTCCGGTGACGACGTTCAAAGCACCTGATGGCAGGCCAGCTTCCTCTAACAGCTCCGCCAAAAAGTAGGCGGAAAGAGGAGTCTGAGCGGCAGGCTTCAATACGACTGTATTTCCGGCCGCAATCGCGGGTCCTACCTTGTGCGCTACTAGATTCATCGGGAAGTTGAATGGCGTGATCGCTCCTATGACACCAAGCGGTTCCCTTACCGTGTATGCCACGCGATTTTCCCCTCCTGGGGCTGCATCGAGCGGCAAGGTCTCCCCGTGAATCCGCTTTGCTTCCTCAGCTGCGAATTTGTAGGTCTGAATCGTCCGAGCTACCTCTCCCTTTGCCGTTGCAATCGGTTTGGCGGCCTCCAGCGCGATGATCTGAGCGGCTTCCTCCGCACGCGCCTCCATCAGCGCTGCGAGCTTTTCCAAAATCGCCGCACGCGCATGTGCCGGGAGCGATCTCATCTTGTCTCTAGCCTGTTCGGCTGCTTCGATGGCGGCATCTACTTCCTCAGCCGTTGCCACGGGTATTTCTGCAATTGCCTCCCCGCTATAAGGAGAGGTCAGTGTGACATATTGGCTTGCTTTTACCCATTCACCGTTGATAAACAAACTCTTTTTTTTCAATATGATCACCTTGTTTTTTCATATTTGGTGTCTCGTCCCAAGCTCAAAGCTTGCAAAGAGAGTGCCCTCACGCCGAATGGGCGCTCCATTGGCACCAGGATCATGGAGAGCAGGACGGCGATTAAAAACAGCTTGTTTTGCATGTTACCCACTCCTTGCCCCTTCCTACTGGCAGGCGTTTCGCCTTCGTTTATTCATTATTGCAAAAGTTATGCCAATATCGAATACAGAAGATTCCTGGTTCGTGGAGTGTACTTTCCTATGCATTTTTTCATCATCTATTCTTTTTTGCATAATTAGAAAACTCGCCTACGCCAAGCCTTTTGGCGGAGCCTTAGTTGCACTTATACTTTCATCTTTTATCGCTTCAGCGAAGGTCAACTTTCTGAAAGTACAAGAAAACAATAATCAGGAGCTGCCTACTAGCAACAGCTCCTGACTATTCTGCTATCCAGTTCCAGTTATGCGAATTCTGTGAACACCTCTTCGATGATATCCAGCGCTTCTGCCAGCTGCTCATCTGTGATGACAAGCGGAGAGAGAATACGGATCACGTTTTTGAAGATGCCGGCACTGAGTGTAACGACACCACGACGATTGCATTCTGCCACGATTTTGGCGGTCAGCTCGTCAGCGGGTGTCTTGCTCACCCGATCCTGTACGAGTTCGATGGCCACCATCGCTCCCAACCCGCGCACATCACCAATGACAGCCTGTTTTGCTTGCATCGTCGTAAATCGTGAAACGACCGTCTCACCGATCCGGTTAGCCTTTTCCAGAAGGTTTTCCTCTTCTATCATTTCAATCACTTTCAACGCAGCTACACATCCGAGCGGGCTTCCTCCATAGGTTCCACCGATTTGACCTGGCTCAGGTGCCTCCATGATCTCAGCCCGTCCAGTGACGGCACTGATCGGCAAGCCTGCTGCGATCGACTTGGACATGGTCATCAGATCAGGGACGACATCAAAGTGCTCCATCGCGAACAGCTTCCCCGTACGCCCAAAGCCGGTCTGGATTTCGTCAGCGATGAACAGGATGCCATGCTTTTCGCAAATGACCTTCACGCCCTGCACAAACGTCTTGGACGGAACGACGAATCCCCCTTCGCCTTGCACTGGCTCCATGATGATTGCTGCTACTTCTTCCGCCGCTACCTCCACGAGGAAAAATTCCTCCAGCTTTTTCAAGATTTCCTGATCCAATTCTTCTGGCGTCATGCCTTGTGGCGCACGGTAATAGTAAGGATACTGCATTTTGTATACATCCGGTGCAAATGGACCAAAACCGTATTTGTACGGTTTCACCTTGCTGGTCAATGACATCCCGAGGAGCGTGCGTCCATGGAATCCGCGCTCAAAGGAAATGATCGCCTTGCGTCCGGTATATTTACGTGCGATCTTGATCGCGTTAGCCTGCGGCATGCAAGCGTCTCTCTTTTCGTTACTCTTTATTGACTCGTTAATACGCTGACCAACCCTTCGATACCTGCTGCCTATTTTCTTTCTTACAACTCAATTACCGGAATCCCGTTTGATTCGGGCTCTGGCTCAATCGGCTTACCTCCTGAACGAACTAACGTGTAGTATTCATAGCAGCCAATGACGCCAAAATCGCCCTCGATCACACCGGGGTATGCTCGATTCACTGAATAGACCTGGCTCTGATGTGCCCGCAATGCTTCTCCCTTTTGCAATCGGAATCGAGTTATGTCCACCTTTCCCGTAATCGGTACAGCTGGCTTTGGTCCTTTGTCGGGACAGTGATCGTAGTAGTGTGGGATGGAGACGTAGTACAGGTCCGGATATTCGTCTGCGGACAATACTTGCTCTGCCTGCTCTACTGCCTGTGTCGTCGCCCGGCAGGTCACGATATGATCGGGATGTCCAGTCACTCCATCCGGTGGAAAGGTCACGACCACGTCCGGCTTCCAATCCACGATCGCCTCGTAAATCCGCCCCACCAATTCATCAAAGTCGGTCTTCACCAGTGAACCGTCCGGGTAGCGAAATAGATCCAACCGGCTGATTCCCAAAACCTCGGCAGCTTTGCCCAGCTCCTGTTCCCGATGGCGCGCCAGCTTTTCACGGCAATCGATCTCAAACGGTCCGGTGCGTCCACTGCAACCAGACGTCACACAGATCAGGCACGTCATCTGGCTAGCATCACTGCACTTCGCCAATGTGCCGCCGCAAGCAAATGATTCATCGTCAGGGTGGGGAAACACTACCATTACTTTTTTCATATCGGCACCTCTTTTACTGTCCGGATTGGCTGTCCAGATACGCCAATCCTTTTGCGATGACTCCGTAGATCGGATCGTTCTGAGCATTTTCGATGACCACCTGCGAGGCATAGCGGTTAATGTGCTCGACCACAATTTTCCTCACCCGGTCGTCATTTTGCAGAACGCCTCCCTGCAAAATCATCTGGAACGGCTTGTTTTTCATTTGCAGACTCTCTATCACAGCACGAGCTGCATGGAACAGCTCTTCCCCTGCGACCTGCAAGATTTGCAACGCCACAGGATCTCCTTGATCTGCTGCTTGGCTAACGAGAACCGACAGCTCGCCTACTTTGTCTACTGAATAAAGCGGGCCGTACGTCCAATTAAAAAGCTCATCTACACGCGCCAACCCGATGAAAGGAAGAAGCAACTCTTTCAGAACGGTAGCCTCGCCTCTTCCATCCTCTGCTTTTAGAACAGCAATGATCGCTTTCTTTCCGATCCAGTAGCCGCTACCTTCGTCTCCTACCCGATGGCCCCAGCCACCTGCGCGCGCAGTCTCTTGCGCTTCATTCACCCCGAATGCAATAGAACCCGTACCAGCGATAACCAGTATGCCTGGCTTGCCTCCAGTGGCACCAAGCAAGGCAGCAAAGCCATCGTTCTCAATGATTAAATGACGGACGCGAATGTTTAACTGTTGCAAAACGCGATGGACTATTTTCGTGATGACTTCGCGATCATGCTCCGTATCCAGGCCAGCGAGTCCAAAAACCGCACAGTCCACTTCCCACTCGACCGGTTCCTTCCCCTCATGACCGAGTAGCAACGTCAGCCCATTTCGAGAGAGGGCATCCTCCAACGATTGCAAAATGGCTTGCATCAGCTCGCGGGAAGCTGCTTCCTCCCCGATGCCTTGATAATTGCACGAGCCGGAACGTCCTGTGCCGACTTCCTGTCTGGATCGGTCCACCAGTACTGCCAAGCACTTGGTGCCCCCTCCGTCTACTGCGAGGAGAGGAATCCGCACAGCTGCCATTACCCCACACTCCAATCGGCTATTCTCTGATCCAACTCTTTCCACATTTGCTCACGGCCTTGTTTCTCCTGCGCCAGCCATGCCGCATCTGCTTGCAAAGTAGTGGTACGTTGCGCAATCATGCGTTTGATCTCGTCAGCGTTTGGACCCCCCGGCAGCTTGCGAATTTTCACAAAATGAACCGGATCCAGTGCAAGGCGCAGCTCTTCCGCTGTCATCACCAAATCTTTTCCGATGACTTCACGGGCAGCACGATTTACGAGCTCCAAACTGATTTCATCTGCCCGCATTCCCGCTGCCATCGCTTCTTTTACGACCCGACTTACGATGTGATGAGAATTGCGGAACGAGAGATGATCCGTACGTACGATGGTATCCGCGAGCTCTGTCACCGTAGCAAAGCTTCCCTTTGCCCGCTCCAACAGCCCCTCCTTGTTCACTTCCATCGTTCCCACGACGCAAGCCATCAAACGATACATCTGTTCGAGTACGGACATGCTCTTCCACACATACGGCTGCATGTCATCCTCGGTGTCTACGATGTCGCCAAACGGAGTGTTGTGCATCATGGTTAACACCGCTGCCGCATTCCCCGCACTGCTAGACAGAAGGGAGCGCATATGCTCGAATGAAACGGGATTACGTTTTTGCGGCATGATCGAGCTGATTTGAACATAGGGGCTTGCTACTTTCAGGACAGCAAATTCCTGTGTGCACCACAAGAGCATATCCTGAACGGTCCGCCCTAGGTTAATGGCAGCTAGCTGTACCGCCGTTGCTGCTTCGCCCAAGTAATCTGCGCCGCATACCGCATCATAGGAATTTTCCACCAATTCATCAAAACCGAGCAATTCTTTCATTCTCTCGCGGCTAATGGCAAAGCCGGACGTCGTCAAAGCTGCTGCCCCCATTGGACTGCGATTGCACGTCTGGTAAGCATTCTTCAGTCGCTGGATGTCACGACTGAGCAGGTCCACCGCTGCCATGATGTAATGAGCCATCGTTGTCGGCTGAGCCTGCTGCGTATGGGTATAACCAATCATCACGGTCTCCGCATGTTCTTGTGCAAAGAGGAGCAAATGCTCTTTCAGATAGAGGGCAGATCCCAGAGCCACCAGCAGTTTGTCTCGCAGCACCATGCGGTAAATAGCGATCCCCATGTCATTGCGGCTACGTGCCAGATGCAGATTGCCCGCCACGTCCGGGGCCAACTCCAACAAACGGCTCTCTACCTGAAAGAACAAATCTTCAAACTGCCCGGTATAAGCGGAGCGGCGCAGCTCTTCCATTTCAATTCCGACGAGGGAGCGAGCGATCGCCTTCGTTTCTTCTTCTGTAAGTAACTCCTGTTCACGCAGCATGATCAAGTGCGCCTTGTTGATGGCCATCATCGGCCCTAGGAGATGATTTTTTGCTTCGTTAAAAGCAGGCTCAAGGACTGCTTCCACATAGGTTTTTCCCGGGAAGCGTTCTCCCTCCTGCTGAAAAATGCGCTCTCTGTATTCCATCGACTTGCATCTCCTTTTCTACCCATTCGTTTGCTATTTCTCTGATTGCCAAGCCCACGAAGGGAAAGAGGTGTCATTGCTACCTCTCTCCCCCGTGGAAGGAATACCCTTACTGGTGGAGACTGACCATGTTGACAAACAATCGAATTGCTCCTGGAACCAGAGCAGGAATCTCACGGTACCAGACAA is a window from the Brevibacillus choshinensis genome containing:
- the speB gene encoding agmatinase: MQYPLTPDVKPEFCTTGTFMRLPSHRDHAKVAILGQPFDTAASFRVGARFAPQAIRQASMTLFPYHPTHKVYPFEDTHAFDIGDVPVIPHNIHRSYELMEAAMLDLMKKGIVPIGLGGDHSITLAALRAAKKVYGQVALIQFDSHTDTWDTYYDEKYWHGSAFIRAYEEGLLLPDKVFQVGIRGTLNHPGDLEASYELGYNVITTDELRSRGFEDVVKQMKATIGDTPCFLTFDIDFVDPAFAPGTGTLEVGGFTSHEALQLVRSLTDMNYIGFDLVEVLPPYDPTQITSLLAATLIHDFAALVALKLKS
- a CDS encoding aldehyde dehydrogenase family protein, producing MILKKKSLFINGEWVKASQYVTLTSPYSGEAIAEIPVATAEEVDAAIEAAEQARDKMRSLPAHARAAILEKLAALMEARAEEAAQIIALEAAKPIATAKGEVARTIQTYKFAAEEAKRIHGETLPLDAAPGGENRVAYTVREPLGVIGAITPFNFPMNLVAHKVGPAIAAGNTVVLKPAAQTPLSAYFLAELLEEAGLPSGALNVVTGSGRVVGDQIVTDERVQMVTFTGSPAVGIGIRNKAGLKRVTLELGSNAAVIIDKGVDIQKIISRCVQGAFAFQGQVCISLQRVYVHEDVYEEFAKAFMGATNRLVVGDPLDPKTDVSALISPADVDRTLAWIEEAKQNGARVITGGKAEGRVLLPTVLLGVDPALKVSCQEVFAPIVLINKIASVEEGIALVNDSRYGLQAGIYTDNIHTALMAAEKLHVGGVMINDIPTFRVDHMPYGGVKESGTGREGLKYAVEEMTEMKLVVFNRN
- a CDS encoding PIG-L deacetylase family protein; translation: MKKVMVVFPHPDDESFACGGTLAKCSDASQMTCLICVTSGCSGRTGPFEIDCREKLARHREQELGKAAEVLGISRLDLFRYPDGSLVKTDFDELVGRIYEAIVDWKPDVVVTFPPDGVTGHPDHIVTCRATTQAVEQAEQVLSADEYPDLYYVSIPHYYDHCPDKGPKPAVPITGKVDITRFRLQKGEALRAHQSQVYSVNRAYPGVIEGDFGVIGCYEYYTLVRSGGKPIEPEPESNGIPVIEL
- a CDS encoding N-acetylglucosamine kinase — translated: MAAVRIPLLAVDGGGTKCLAVLVDRSRQEVGTGRSGSCNYQGIGEEAASRELMQAILQSLEDALSRNGLTLLLGHEGKEPVEWEVDCAVFGLAGLDTEHDREVITKIVHRVLQQLNIRVRHLIIENDGFAALLGATGGKPGILVIAGTGSIAFGVNEAQETARAGGWGHRVGDEGSGYWIGKKAIIAVLKAEDGRGEATVLKELLLPFIGLARVDELFNWTYGPLYSVDKVGELSVLVSQAADQGDPVALQILQVAGEELFHAARAVIESLQMKNKPFQMILQGGVLQNDDRVRKIVVEHINRYASQVVIENAQNDPIYGVIAKGLAYLDSQSGQ
- the argH gene encoding argininosuccinate lyase, whose translation is MEYRERIFQQEGERFPGKTYVEAVLEPAFNEAKNHLLGPMMAINKAHLIMLREQELLTEEETKAIARSLVGIEMEELRRSAYTGQFEDLFFQVESRLLELAPDVAGNLHLARSRNDMGIAIYRMVLRDKLLVALGSALYLKEHLLLFAQEHAETVMIGYTHTQQAQPTTMAHYIMAAVDLLSRDIQRLKNAYQTCNRSPMGAAALTTSGFAISRERMKELLGFDELVENSYDAVCGADYLGEAATAVQLAAINLGRTVQDMLLWCTQEFAVLKVASPYVQISSIMPQKRNPVSFEHMRSLLSSSAGNAAAVLTMMHNTPFGDIVDTEDDMQPYVWKSMSVLEQMYRLMACVVGTMEVNKEGLLERAKGSFATVTELADTIVRTDHLSFRNSHHIVSRVVKEAMAAGMRADEISLELVNRAAREVIGKDLVMTAEELRLALDPVHFVKIRKLPGGPNADEIKRMIAQRTTTLQADAAWLAQEKQGREQMWKELDQRIADWSVG